One Actinomycetota bacterium DNA segment encodes these proteins:
- the glmU gene encoding bifunctional UDP-N-acetylglucosamine diphosphorylase/glucosamine-1-phosphate N-acetyltransferase GlmU, with protein MDIAVVLLAAGQGTRMKSAHPKVLHNLCGKAMVSYIAEAAAAIKPMTFVAVVSPSAAESVIAELPSKAKVVVQDEPLGTGHAVQTAETAIRGFAGTVLVLCGDTPLITGQTLKSLVKAHKNRLAAATVLTAKVDDPHGYGRIIRGNGGVKRIVEERDTDPTESVIREVNTGTYCFDGAKLFAALHKIEPNNSQKEHYLTDVIEVFFEDNEKVAAFQVEDSMETLGINSRVQLADAEMIMQARLNREHMMRGVTLIHPMLTYIDATVSIGKDTVIYPNTFLTGKTAIGEGCLLGPSCQIVDSRVGDNSEITFSVVRESKLASGVKIGPFANVRPGSKIGRDGKVGSFVEIKAAEVGADSKVPHLSYIGDTTIGEGVNVGAGTITCNFDGARKHRTIIGDNAFIGSDTILVAPVKVGKGAYTGAGSTITKDVPDGGLGIERSEQRNLDRKPPKK; from the coding sequence ATGGACATCGCAGTAGTGCTGCTGGCCGCAGGCCAAGGTACCCGTATGAAATCCGCCCACCCGAAGGTTCTTCATAACCTTTGCGGTAAGGCTATGGTTAGTTATATCGCTGAAGCCGCGGCCGCCATTAAACCGATGACCTTTGTCGCCGTTGTCAGCCCGTCGGCGGCTGAATCGGTTATAGCGGAACTGCCGTCAAAGGCCAAGGTTGTCGTCCAGGACGAGCCTTTGGGCACCGGACACGCCGTGCAAACGGCCGAAACGGCCATACGGGGGTTCGCCGGCACCGTTCTGGTGTTGTGCGGTGATACACCGTTGATAACAGGGCAGACCTTGAAGTCTTTGGTCAAAGCGCACAAAAACCGGCTGGCGGCGGCGACGGTGCTGACCGCAAAGGTTGACGACCCTCACGGTTACGGCCGCATCATCAGGGGCAACGGTGGCGTTAAGAGGATCGTTGAAGAACGTGATACCGATCCGACGGAATCGGTTATAAGAGAGGTCAATACCGGAACATATTGTTTCGACGGGGCCAAGCTTTTCGCCGCTCTGCATAAGATCGAGCCGAACAACTCGCAAAAAGAGCACTATCTGACGGATGTCATCGAGGTCTTTTTCGAAGATAACGAGAAGGTGGCGGCGTTCCAGGTTGAGGACTCAATGGAAACGCTGGGCATTAATTCCCGCGTCCAGCTGGCCGACGCCGAGATGATCATGCAGGCGCGCTTGAACCGGGAGCATATGATGCGCGGCGTTACGTTGATTCACCCGATGCTGACGTATATCGACGCGACCGTGAGTATCGGCAAGGATACGGTGATTTATCCGAACACGTTCTTAACAGGCAAAACAGCTATCGGTGAGGGCTGTCTGCTAGGACCTTCGTGCCAAATAGTTGATTCCCGTGTCGGAGACAACAGCGAAATAACCTTCTCGGTTGTCAGGGAGTCAAAACTGGCCAGCGGAGTTAAAATCGGGCCCTTCGCGAACGTCCGGCCGGGCAGTAAAATCGGCCGGGACGGCAAGGTCGGCAGTTTTGTGGAGATTAAAGCGGCGGAGGTCGGAGCGGACAGCAAGGTGCCTCATTTGTCGTACATCGGTGATACCACGATCGGAGAAGGCGTTAATGTCGGCGCCGGCACGATAACATGCAATTTTGACGGAGCGCGCAAGCACCGCACGATCATCGGGGACAACGCTTTCATCGGTAGTGATACAATACTGGTAGCGCCTGTCAAGGTCGGAAAGGGCGCTTATACAGGGGCTGGGTCAACGATTACCAAGGACGTACCGGACGGCGGGCTCGGCATCGAGCGTTCCGAACAACGTAATTTAGACCGAAAACCCCCAAAGAAATAG
- a CDS encoding ribose-phosphate pyrophosphokinase: MTGDSRLMLFTGTANPELGREISRHLQVELGQVQLSRFADSEIYVRFLESVRGAHVFVIQSLCQPVNDSLMELLIMMDALKRASAGTVSAVIPYYGYSRQDKKTLAREAITAKLVADLLVVAGADRVLTMDLHAGQIQGYFDVPVDHLTALPILAEYFKGKDLKDVVVVSPDVGRVKTTKKLADAMNADMAVLSKRRPSHNVAEIGYVIGDVKGKNAIMVDDMIDTGGSVCRGVEALKKAGAKDIYVGCTHPILSGNAIDNLNLCQLKELVVTNTVPCSIDKHIDKMTVLSVGSVFAKTIRNVYENKSVSEIFGGHEHV; the protein is encoded by the coding sequence GTGACCGGCGATTCCCGATTAATGCTTTTTACCGGAACGGCCAATCCCGAATTAGGGCGGGAGATCTCCAGGCATCTTCAGGTCGAACTGGGGCAAGTTCAGTTATCCAGGTTCGCCGATAGTGAGATTTACGTCAGGTTCCTGGAAAGCGTTCGGGGAGCGCATGTCTTCGTCATCCAGTCTTTATGTCAGCCCGTCAACGATAGTCTGATGGAACTGTTGATCATGATGGACGCTCTTAAAAGGGCATCGGCCGGAACCGTGTCCGCTGTCATACCGTATTATGGTTACTCGCGGCAGGACAAGAAGACGCTGGCCAGAGAGGCCATAACCGCCAAACTCGTGGCTGATCTCCTGGTCGTGGCGGGCGCCGACAGGGTTTTGACAATGGATCTGCACGCCGGCCAGATTCAGGGATATTTCGACGTACCGGTAGATCACCTGACAGCCTTACCGATACTGGCGGAGTACTTCAAGGGCAAGGATCTTAAGGACGTGGTAGTCGTCTCGCCGGACGTCGGCCGGGTTAAAACAACCAAGAAACTGGCCGACGCCATGAACGCGGATATGGCCGTCTTAAGCAAACGCCGGCCGTCGCACAATGTCGCCGAGATCGGTTACGTTATCGGCGACGTCAAAGGCAAAAACGCGATTATGGTAGACGACATGATAGACACGGGGGGCAGCGTCTGCCGCGGCGTCGAAGCGCTGAAGAAGGCCGGAGCGAAAGACATATACGTTGGTTGCACGCATCCGATACTTTCGGGAAACGCTATCGATAACCTGAATTTATGCCAGCTCAAGGAGCTTGTGGTCACAAATACGGTGCCGTGCTCCATTGACAAACATATCGACAAGATGACAGTTCTTAGCGTCGGCTCGGTTTTCGCTAAGACG